A window of the Pseudoalteromonas sp. A25 genome harbors these coding sequences:
- a CDS encoding MipA/OmpV family protein, which translates to MKIKSVLLSICTALSAISVHADNTTNTEFDYFAKRQGGGYLAAELAVTYGGSLYVNNHTKVSLSLNGAYYFDNGLFVELPGKSNEFDSDFALGYNLFNTPNWEFDLLWSTAHGSLTSITTKKTTRYLGLRASGEVAGLNVQAIVAPSADTDTYNNGQYASLWLSKNWQYKNWNFYGSLGAQYRNANMLNYYYGVPEDSQRFDPYQASGGTNLTYKVGFRKPFAQSWLFEGNIAYTSYTDAILDSSITKAVLEHNYRRKDYAATTSVWVSYVF; encoded by the coding sequence ATGAAAATTAAATCTGTACTTTTATCTATATGCACCGCGCTTAGCGCAATTTCGGTGCATGCCGACAACACGACCAACACGGAGTTTGATTATTTTGCCAAACGCCAAGGTGGGGGTTATCTAGCCGCTGAGCTTGCAGTCACTTATGGCGGTAGTCTCTATGTGAATAACCACACTAAAGTCTCCCTATCGTTAAATGGTGCGTATTACTTTGATAATGGCTTATTTGTTGAACTGCCAGGAAAATCTAACGAGTTTGATTCAGACTTTGCACTAGGGTACAACTTATTCAACACGCCTAATTGGGAGTTTGATTTATTGTGGTCAACCGCGCACGGCAGCCTAACCTCGATAACAACAAAGAAAACCACTCGCTACCTTGGCTTAAGAGCGTCTGGTGAAGTTGCTGGGTTAAACGTACAAGCTATTGTCGCCCCCAGCGCAGATACCGATACGTATAATAATGGCCAATACGCATCATTATGGCTATCTAAAAATTGGCAATACAAAAACTGGAACTTTTATGGCTCGCTTGGGGCACAGTACCGTAATGCCAACATGCTAAATTACTATTACGGCGTGCCAGAAGATTCACAGCGTTTTGACCCCTACCAAGCTAGCGGTGGAACTAACCTAACCTACAAAGTCGGCTTTAGAAAACCCTTTGCACAAAGCTGGCTCTTTGAAGGCAATATTGCTTATACCAGTTACACAGACGCGATTCTCGACAGCTCCATAACCAAAGCCGTTTTAGAGCATAACTATAGACGCAAAGACTATGCAGCCACGACCAGTGTCTGGGTTAGTTATGTATTTTAA
- a CDS encoding TonB-dependent receptor, translated as MSNNTFNLNRLTLCMGAIAGFAISAPTLAQTDSVEEEAEVITITGSRIKRQELTTSSPVTVLDKVAIERSGVSTVGELLLRLPSVVGSPASPRSGGNNNGAATVRLRGLSSNNTLVLINGRRVSTRGVSSSVDLETIPFDAVERVEVLKDGASAVYGSDAIAGVVNLIMRSDYDGLKINLEAGESRHGDAGQKRVSFTFGGNTDKANWLVSASHFNDDGWMRRDRDISSEADLRRFGEAGTNLRSSKSPRSWIFSTDYERLGVTAADGAAWDPTTGYDVNDFRPFNGYWSDTPSDGAHCGASALCDSFNYHDYETGSNEYQSTTVWVSGEYEIAPDTSLFMEYNSADVNSINYFAPGALEFGDSIIVSKNNQYNPFDEDVIVQRRITENGILRPRDADSDVDRFTFGLKGSIEDWDYDFVYSHQRSKVIETRGQQMSLARLRAAAGDSQECLNRNDGCVPLDLIGPYGSVNEEMMGYIFSHKPTSIYDNTLRFLNANITGVPFELPAGPVYIATGAEVRWEDASVSHDVGLNTGDVAFIEQVSDTTAPTRKIEEAYIEAVLPLLSDMPMVESLELEVAMRYSRYSDFGNTTNPKVGLKWQVNPDLLVRYSYSEGFRAPTFGELYTPSQKGFVNDTDPCTTDNWSNLAGCRLRAPGDLGYTAVTGGNQDLEAEEAESFTTGFVWTPEALVDGLSITFDYWSIEQTNVVATYGATRKVSENAANPALWSNTVLRNPSSGAIVEVRDIYENVDRRELSGWELEGRYDIKDTQSGNYSLQLGVSKLKEWVDIEIRSGEENRSDATGLVTGGASYPELKVSGALNWTLDNWSASWNMSYIDSLVDDDNDVVERPKVDDYFKHDLQLSYQLPDFWESKLTFGIDNVFDQDPPILASTVDGGHDPSTYSARGRYFYGRISFNF; from the coding sequence GCGATAAGTGCACCGACTCTGGCACAAACCGATTCGGTAGAAGAAGAAGCTGAAGTTATAACCATCACCGGTTCTCGCATCAAACGCCAAGAGCTCACCACAAGCTCTCCAGTCACCGTTTTAGATAAAGTCGCTATTGAGCGCTCAGGCGTCAGTACTGTTGGTGAATTACTGCTGCGCTTACCATCGGTTGTTGGTAGCCCTGCAAGCCCGCGCTCTGGCGGTAATAATAATGGCGCAGCTACCGTACGCCTTAGAGGTTTATCTTCAAACAACACCTTAGTTCTTATCAATGGTCGCCGTGTAAGTACCCGTGGCGTTAGCTCATCGGTAGATTTAGAAACCATTCCTTTTGATGCCGTTGAACGTGTAGAAGTACTTAAAGATGGTGCTTCTGCTGTGTATGGATCCGATGCCATTGCGGGCGTTGTCAACTTAATCATGCGCTCTGACTATGATGGCCTTAAAATCAATCTAGAAGCAGGTGAAAGCCGCCATGGTGATGCGGGGCAAAAGCGTGTGTCTTTCACTTTTGGAGGTAATACCGATAAAGCCAATTGGTTAGTCAGTGCCAGTCACTTTAATGATGATGGTTGGATGCGCCGAGACAGAGACATCAGTAGCGAAGCCGATTTACGCCGCTTTGGTGAAGCGGGCACCAACTTGCGCTCAAGTAAAAGCCCTCGCTCGTGGATTTTTTCAACCGATTATGAACGCTTAGGCGTGACTGCCGCAGATGGTGCAGCATGGGATCCAACCACCGGCTATGATGTTAATGACTTTAGGCCGTTTAATGGTTATTGGTCTGATACCCCATCAGATGGTGCACACTGTGGTGCCAGTGCTCTGTGTGATAGCTTTAATTACCATGACTATGAAACAGGCTCTAACGAATATCAATCCACCACGGTGTGGGTATCTGGTGAATACGAAATAGCACCAGACACCTCACTATTTATGGAATATAACTCAGCAGATGTGAATAGTATTAACTACTTTGCCCCAGGCGCACTGGAGTTTGGCGATAGCATCATTGTGTCTAAAAACAATCAATATAACCCATTTGATGAAGATGTGATTGTACAGCGCCGGATCACTGAAAATGGCATTTTACGCCCAAGAGATGCAGACTCAGACGTTGACCGCTTTACCTTTGGCTTAAAAGGCAGTATTGAAGATTGGGATTACGACTTTGTATACAGCCACCAGCGCAGCAAAGTCATCGAAACCCGAGGTCAACAAATGTCGCTAGCACGCCTACGAGCAGCAGCCGGTGACTCACAAGAGTGCCTTAATCGCAATGATGGCTGTGTCCCATTAGATTTAATTGGCCCATATGGTTCAGTAAACGAAGAGATGATGGGCTACATTTTTTCTCACAAACCCACCAGTATTTACGACAATACATTGCGCTTTTTGAATGCCAACATAACAGGAGTGCCATTTGAGCTACCAGCTGGTCCTGTTTATATTGCAACCGGTGCAGAAGTGCGCTGGGAAGATGCCTCAGTCAGCCATGACGTGGGCTTAAACACAGGCGATGTGGCGTTTATTGAGCAAGTATCAGACACCACCGCACCCACTCGAAAAATTGAAGAAGCCTACATTGAAGCCGTGTTGCCGCTACTGAGCGATATGCCAATGGTAGAGTCATTAGAATTAGAGGTGGCGATGAGATATTCTCGCTATAGTGACTTTGGCAACACCACCAACCCCAAAGTTGGCTTAAAGTGGCAGGTAAATCCTGACTTATTAGTTCGCTACAGTTACTCCGAAGGCTTTAGAGCCCCCACTTTTGGGGAGCTTTACACACCCAGCCAAAAAGGCTTTGTAAACGACACCGACCCTTGTACCACAGATAACTGGTCAAACTTAGCTGGTTGTAGGTTAAGAGCCCCTGGAGACTTAGGATATACCGCGGTCACTGGCGGTAACCAAGACCTAGAAGCCGAAGAAGCCGAGTCATTCACCACGGGATTTGTATGGACACCTGAGGCACTGGTTGATGGCCTCTCTATCACCTTTGATTATTGGAGCATAGAGCAAACCAATGTGGTTGCCACTTATGGCGCAACCCGTAAAGTATCTGAAAATGCAGCAAACCCCGCTCTTTGGTCAAACACTGTACTTCGCAACCCAAGCTCAGGTGCCATTGTTGAAGTTAGAGATATCTATGAAAACGTTGACCGCCGTGAATTATCAGGCTGGGAGCTTGAGGGCCGTTACGATATCAAAGATACCCAATCAGGCAACTACAGCTTGCAGCTGGGGGTGTCAAAACTCAAAGAGTGGGTTGATATTGAAATTCGTAGCGGTGAAGAAAACCGCAGCGATGCAACTGGATTGGTAACAGGGGGTGCATCATACCCTGAGCTAAAAGTCAGTGGTGCACTGAACTGGACGTTAGATAACTGGAGTGCTAGCTGGAATATGAGCTACATCGACAGCCTAGTGGATGATGACAACGATGTGGTTGAACGCCCGAAAGTGGATGACTACTTTAAGCATGATTTACAGCTGAGCTACCAACTACCGGACTTCTGGGAGAGCAAACTCACCTTTGGTATTGATAACGTATTTGACCAAGATCCCCCTATTTTAGCGTCAACTGTAGATGGCGGACATGACCCTTCTACCTACAGCGCCAGAGGTCGTTACTTCTACGGTCGTATCAGCTTTAATTTTTAG
- a CDS encoding alpha/beta hydrolase yields the protein MKHRSLILSLFGVIVSFNTSAATIFDSIPESVAANDKFVFYSHGYIVEGDNPKPVETKNGWGKYDFPAVKQALADDSYALIAHHRAKNTDPFDYAYQLNKQVRTLVAKGVKPEHITLVGFSRGAFITGLASDKLSDLGVNTVILAGCGRLIWKKHTDIKVYGHVLSIYEKSDKSQSCALLDKKSTQTRSFEELEINTGLSHGAFYRPVKVWVAPVKAWIKARMK from the coding sequence ATGAAACACCGCTCTCTTATTCTTAGTTTATTTGGCGTGATAGTGTCATTTAACACTTCAGCTGCGACTATCTTCGACTCCATACCTGAGTCGGTAGCAGCAAACGATAAATTTGTTTTTTACTCACATGGTTACATTGTAGAAGGGGATAACCCAAAGCCTGTAGAGACTAAAAATGGCTGGGGGAAGTACGACTTTCCGGCGGTTAAGCAAGCCTTAGCCGATGATAGCTACGCGCTAATAGCGCATCACAGGGCAAAGAATACAGATCCGTTTGATTATGCTTATCAGCTTAATAAGCAAGTTCGCACTTTGGTTGCAAAAGGTGTAAAACCTGAACATATCACTTTAGTTGGGTTTTCTCGTGGTGCTTTTATTACCGGACTGGCATCGGATAAGTTGTCAGACCTAGGCGTCAATACGGTCATTTTGGCAGGTTGTGGGCGCTTGATTTGGAAAAAACACACCGACATTAAAGTGTATGGTCATGTGCTGTCGATATACGAAAAGTCTGATAAGTCACAAAGCTGTGCCTTACTTGATAAAAAAAGTACCCAAACGCGCTCTTTTGAAGAACTTGAAATTAACACCGGCCTGTCGCATGGCGCGTTTTATCGACCCGTTAAGGTGTGGGTGGCGCCTGTGAAAGCGTGGATCAAGGCTCGGATGAAGTAG
- a CDS encoding DUF3019 domain-containing protein encodes MKKLLLTLKYTGFMAILAVVNSLNAAESNTSAVQLRVSPKQCTTLEKGQDCYVNLKVSWQTPTKGDFCLNMQQQQLRCWHDQSAGVFEQELIINNPVSINLLDGDKVLQSTAIKYAWLYKNRISKTVRWRMF; translated from the coding sequence ATGAAAAAACTGCTTTTAACTCTTAAATATACGGGTTTTATGGCTATATTGGCAGTTGTAAATAGCCTAAATGCGGCAGAGAGTAACACCAGCGCTGTGCAATTGCGTGTATCACCAAAGCAATGTACCACTTTAGAAAAGGGCCAAGACTGTTACGTCAACCTCAAGGTATCGTGGCAAACCCCGACTAAAGGCGATTTCTGCCTCAATATGCAGCAACAGCAGTTACGGTGTTGGCATGACCAAAGTGCAGGCGTATTTGAGCAAGAGTTGATCATCAACAACCCTGTATCTATTAATTTGCTAGACGGTGATAAAGTACTGCAAAGCACAGCAATCAAGTACGCTTGGTTATATAAAAATCGGATCAGTAAAACGGTGCGATGGCGAATGTTTTAA
- a CDS encoding response regulator transcription factor codes for MTKLALVEDDLELAQWICDYLSAKQYKVDVYHDGQQALDALKSSDVELVVLDGMLPSLDGLEVCKQLRQHSNIPILMLTARDEEIDEILGLEMGADDYLTKPVRGRLLETRIKALLRRSQPIDKQISSSLIELGSLVLNQATREVCLANKPINLSSNEFDALWLLACRSGSVVSREELTQALRGFEYDGFDRSIDLRISRLRKKLGDSGTEPYKIKTIWGKGYLLVSEVW; via the coding sequence ATGACAAAGTTGGCGCTCGTTGAAGACGATTTAGAGCTTGCTCAGTGGATCTGTGATTACCTCAGCGCAAAGCAATACAAGGTTGATGTTTATCATGATGGGCAGCAAGCGCTCGATGCTTTGAAATCAAGCGATGTAGAACTAGTAGTGCTTGATGGCATGCTCCCGTCTTTGGATGGTCTAGAAGTATGTAAACAACTGCGCCAACACTCTAACATCCCCATTTTAATGCTCACCGCACGAGACGAAGAAATTGACGAAATTTTGGGCCTAGAAATGGGCGCAGATGATTACCTCACCAAACCTGTTCGGGGTCGTTTATTAGAAACCCGCATAAAAGCTTTGCTTAGGCGTAGTCAACCAATTGATAAACAAATAAGTTCATCGCTCATTGAGTTAGGGAGTTTAGTGCTCAATCAAGCAACCCGTGAGGTGTGCCTCGCTAATAAGCCTATCAATCTCTCTAGCAACGAGTTTGATGCGTTGTGGCTGCTGGCGTGTAGATCAGGCAGCGTTGTTAGTCGTGAAGAGCTAACGCAAGCTTTGCGCGGCTTTGAGTACGATGGTTTTGACCGCTCTATTGATTTGCGTATTTCACGGCTACGTAAAAAGCTCGGCGATAGCGGCACAGAGCCATATAAAATCAAAACCATTTGGGGCAAAGGTTACTTGCTTGTTAGTGAGGTATGGTGA
- a CDS encoding Gldg family protein, producing MQPSNTSSSIFTVAKKEISLFFASPIAYLFIGAFAAVTLFIFFWGEAFFARNIADIRPMFEWMPVLLIFLCSTITMRLWSEERRTGTIEYVHTLSVPLWHFVMGKFLGCFALLAMALLITLPLPVTVNMLGDLDWGPVLSGYLAVLLLGAAYLAIGLAISARSDNQIVSLLVSCAVCGAFYFIGSATITDFFTNNNAELFRLLGTGARFEDITRGVIDLRDLYYYVSLCVVFLALNTYFLEQERWVPHKRTVHHKRWQALCALLAVNVLVANLWLGQLPKLRLDTTQGKQYSISEATQMYLAQLQEPLLIRGYFSDKTHPLLAPLVPQLADLLEEYQVVADGRVRVEIIDPQQHPELEAQANQQFGIKPVPFQVADRYQASVVSSYFNVVVQYGDEHQVLGFRDLIEVSARAESDVEVLLRNPEHDITRAIKTVLQDYQSAGNLFDTVQQPLTFTGYISSDDKLPEQLVTFKQSLTEQLQQVESNAQGKFSINMVEPEANGALVAQQIAQDYGFEPMSTSLFSNESFYFYLTLSGAEQVVQIPLEDMESSSFERNLNAAIKRFAKGFTKNVALVTPSKSGAYGMPQAQFRNLEQMLGAQLNVQKEDLTDGQVSGEADILMLMAPESLDEKQLFAVDQFLMKGGTVVAATSPYSVDLNGGTLVMQNHQSGLSAWLAHHGLTIEQSMVMDPSNAAFPIPVTRNVGGFQLQEMRMLDYPYFVDVREGLNKDNLITSQLPQLTMAWASPISLDQARSDIAYTRLIESSEKAWTSSSIDIMPKLNEQGEASYLSKGDTSKHLLGVIAQGRFSSYFVDKENPLLAKQQVKESTEHEANPAQESLEQEAQPLEVSSVIKHASDSARIILFSSNDFVQDQVLQLTGGVSQNDYLNGLQLMVNTVDWALEDTALMSIRSRGNFNRTLVPLEQNEQQAWEYGNYVLALLLLLAMALWVQARRKRKQQQYLAWITQ from the coding sequence ATGCAGCCTAGTAACACATCATCATCGATTTTTACGGTGGCAAAAAAAGAGATTTCATTGTTTTTTGCTTCACCCATTGCTTACTTATTTATTGGCGCATTTGCCGCCGTTACCTTGTTTATTTTCTTTTGGGGGGAAGCCTTTTTTGCCCGCAATATTGCCGATATTCGTCCGATGTTTGAATGGATGCCGGTACTGCTAATCTTCCTATGTTCAACCATTACAATGCGCTTATGGAGTGAAGAACGTCGCACGGGCACGATAGAGTATGTGCATACATTGAGTGTACCTTTGTGGCACTTTGTGATGGGTAAGTTTTTGGGGTGCTTTGCGCTATTAGCAATGGCACTACTGATCACTTTACCTTTGCCTGTTACGGTTAACATGTTGGGTGATTTGGATTGGGGCCCGGTGCTGTCTGGTTATCTTGCTGTGCTTTTACTCGGTGCTGCTTATTTGGCCATTGGGCTTGCTATTTCGGCTCGCAGTGACAATCAAATCGTGAGTTTATTGGTGTCATGTGCCGTGTGCGGGGCTTTTTATTTTATTGGTAGTGCAACCATTACCGATTTTTTCACAAATAACAACGCTGAGCTTTTTCGCTTACTGGGCACAGGTGCGCGTTTTGAGGATATTACCCGCGGGGTGATTGACTTAAGGGATTTGTATTATTACGTTTCATTGTGCGTGGTGTTTTTAGCACTGAACACCTACTTTCTTGAGCAAGAGCGCTGGGTGCCACATAAACGCACTGTTCATCACAAACGCTGGCAAGCATTGTGCGCATTGTTGGCTGTAAATGTGCTGGTGGCCAATTTATGGCTAGGGCAACTACCTAAGTTGCGATTGGATACCACACAAGGTAAACAGTACTCAATATCTGAAGCCACACAAATGTACTTAGCGCAATTACAAGAGCCGTTATTGATCCGTGGTTACTTTAGCGATAAAACTCATCCTTTGCTTGCGCCATTGGTACCGCAATTAGCAGACTTACTTGAAGAGTATCAAGTTGTGGCCGATGGGCGAGTACGGGTTGAAATCATAGACCCACAACAACACCCTGAGCTTGAAGCGCAGGCCAATCAGCAATTTGGTATTAAACCTGTGCCATTTCAAGTGGCAGATCGCTACCAAGCATCGGTTGTCAGTTCATATTTTAACGTAGTTGTGCAATATGGCGACGAACATCAGGTGCTCGGTTTTAGAGATCTGATTGAAGTCAGTGCGCGCGCTGAATCTGACGTTGAAGTGTTATTGCGTAACCCAGAGCATGATATTACTCGCGCCATAAAAACCGTACTGCAAGATTATCAAAGTGCGGGTAACTTATTTGATACGGTACAACAACCGCTTACATTTACTGGTTATATCTCAAGTGATGACAAGCTACCTGAGCAGTTGGTTACTTTTAAACAATCACTTACCGAGCAGCTTCAGCAGGTTGAGTCAAACGCGCAAGGTAAATTTTCAATCAATATGGTTGAGCCAGAAGCCAATGGCGCATTGGTAGCACAGCAAATTGCACAAGACTATGGCTTTGAGCCGATGAGCACGAGCCTATTTTCAAACGAGTCATTTTATTTTTACTTAACGCTCTCTGGGGCAGAGCAAGTTGTACAAATTCCGCTCGAGGATATGGAATCGTCCAGTTTTGAACGTAATCTAAATGCGGCGATAAAGCGCTTTGCCAAAGGCTTTACTAAAAATGTAGCGCTTGTCACTCCGAGTAAATCGGGGGCTTATGGTATGCCTCAAGCTCAGTTCAGAAATCTAGAGCAAATGTTAGGCGCGCAGCTTAATGTGCAAAAAGAAGATTTAACGGATGGGCAAGTCTCTGGCGAGGCTGATATTTTGATGTTGATGGCACCTGAATCGTTAGATGAGAAACAACTATTTGCTGTGGATCAGTTCTTAATGAAAGGGGGAACTGTGGTGGCAGCAACTTCGCCTTATAGTGTGGACTTAAATGGCGGCACATTGGTGATGCAAAACCACCAGAGTGGTTTATCTGCTTGGTTAGCTCATCATGGTTTGACTATTGAGCAAAGCATGGTGATGGACCCAAGTAATGCAGCATTCCCAATCCCTGTGACGCGCAATGTGGGGGGATTCCAGTTACAAGAAATGCGCATGCTAGATTATCCATACTTTGTGGATGTCAGAGAGGGACTTAACAAGGATAACTTGATCACCTCACAGCTACCGCAGCTTACCATGGCTTGGGCATCGCCTATTTCATTGGATCAAGCGCGCAGTGACATAGCCTACACGCGGTTGATAGAAAGCTCTGAAAAAGCATGGACTTCATCGTCTATTGACATCATGCCAAAGCTTAATGAACAAGGCGAGGCGAGTTATTTATCCAAAGGAGACACTAGCAAGCACTTACTCGGTGTGATAGCGCAAGGTCGGTTCAGTTCTTACTTTGTTGATAAAGAAAATCCGCTGTTAGCAAAACAGCAAGTGAAGGAAAGCACTGAGCATGAAGCTAATCCAGCACAAGAGTCACTTGAACAAGAGGCACAACCGCTTGAAGTATCGAGTGTGATCAAACACGCCAGTGACAGCGCCCGCATTATTTTGTTTAGCTCCAATGATTTTGTGCAAGATCAGGTGCTGCAGCTCACTGGTGGCGTGTCGCAAAATGATTATTTAAACGGCTTACAGCTGATGGTAAACACTGTGGATTGGGCACTTGAAGATACCGCTTTAATGAGTATTCGCTCGCGCGGAAACTTTAACCGTACTTTAGTGCCACTTGAGCAAAATGAGCAGCAAGCCTGGGAATATGGCAATTATGTGCTGGCACTACTGTTGTTACTGGCTATGGCTTTGTGGGTGCAGGCACGGCGCAAGCGCAAGCAACAGCAGTATCTTGCTTGGATAACCCAATAG
- a CDS encoding DUF4340 domain-containing protein, with protein MNKYLNSLFALLALQLVVAGWLYFNDAQQGEFVATPILSIDLHSIAEVEIKQDDKQLILNKTEENWQLSTYPQLALNTSSVDSVLKQLSTLKAVWPVAYSKASHARFKVAEDNFAKQVTLTLRDGSKQTLLLGKSPSFKKLYVRNDEQDEVYSVEFSAYQLSIDENSWLDKSLLAVRDVNRIEHANLALEKQDGKWQLATSIIPQDSDQKIDSQKVQSVANIFSQLSFVGVSKQQMEQSEQLRVTNNDAKQYQFAFAEQSDSHFVKRDDLPYWFEVSKTTYDTLVNLRLDTLRADSKDDEEQGKTLSE; from the coding sequence ATGAATAAATACTTAAATAGTTTGTTTGCATTACTGGCACTACAGCTAGTTGTGGCCGGGTGGCTTTATTTTAACGATGCCCAGCAAGGCGAATTTGTTGCTACGCCAATTCTTTCAATCGACTTGCACAGTATTGCTGAGGTGGAAATTAAACAAGACGACAAGCAGCTGATCTTAAATAAAACAGAGGAAAATTGGCAGCTTAGTACTTACCCTCAATTGGCGTTAAATACTTCGAGTGTGGACAGCGTTCTCAAGCAACTCAGTACATTAAAAGCGGTGTGGCCTGTGGCTTATTCAAAGGCCAGTCATGCCCGTTTTAAAGTGGCTGAAGATAACTTTGCAAAGCAGGTTACGCTCACCTTAAGAGACGGCTCTAAGCAAACGCTACTATTAGGCAAATCGCCTAGCTTTAAAAAGCTTTATGTACGTAATGATGAGCAAGATGAAGTATACAGCGTTGAATTTAGTGCCTATCAGTTGAGTATCGATGAAAATTCTTGGCTGGATAAATCATTGCTCGCTGTGCGTGATGTAAATCGTATCGAACACGCTAATTTAGCGTTAGAAAAACAAGATGGAAAATGGCAGTTGGCGACGTCAATAATACCGCAAGATAGTGATCAGAAAATCGATTCACAAAAAGTGCAAAGCGTTGCTAATATCTTTTCGCAACTTAGCTTTGTTGGCGTATCAAAACAGCAAATGGAGCAAAGTGAGCAACTGAGAGTAACAAACAACGATGCTAAGCAATACCAGTTTGCATTTGCTGAGCAAAGTGACAGCCACTTTGTTAAGCGCGATGATCTGCCTTATTGGTTTGAAGTGTCAAAAACCACTTACGATACGTTAGTCAATTTACGGTTAGACACGCTAAGAGCAGACTCTAAAGACGATGAGGAGCAAGGCAAGACCCTATCTGAGTAA
- a CDS encoding ATP-binding protein yields the protein MWRFVAALLIFTLFGSIGLGKLFDTLNENAQQSQEVSQQQSLAFQAQLTQIALHQLNNQQQDTFLKQAQLQFPSFEFAIHTLSDYPLPKPLLSQLKIQPTLVLETQQHLQAYALLPNNQVLLLSTSKALFDESTSLLMTISFYVALMGLILLFLTPFILRLRRLSVATAKLGKGDLSQRVPVGSVWYLNALESDFNAMAARIEALVSDIKLLASGLSHELRTPLARVRMGLDTLVETNDDTLRQDYEQRVNANLDTMEDLLNQLLSFARLQYTLEDTARVTVDLNQVVHTIEQSVASPLLRVHYSNCTARVFADTHYLSICINNLVSNALKYCQQQVSIHIECKTRSVCIIIADDGPGVPPCERNNIFKPFVRLDKQSHAGYGVGLAFAERIMTWLDGNIYIDSCSTLGGAKFTLSLPLQ from the coding sequence ATGTGGCGTTTTGTAGCAGCTTTGCTTATTTTCACCTTATTTGGCAGTATTGGTCTTGGAAAACTATTTGATACCCTTAATGAAAACGCACAACAAAGCCAAGAAGTTAGCCAACAACAATCGCTTGCTTTTCAAGCGCAACTTACCCAAATCGCTTTACATCAATTAAATAACCAGCAACAAGATACGTTTTTAAAGCAAGCCCAGCTGCAATTTCCAAGTTTTGAATTTGCCATTCACACCTTATCAGATTACCCGCTACCAAAACCGTTATTATCGCAGCTAAAAATTCAGCCTACGTTGGTACTTGAAACACAGCAGCATTTACAAGCCTATGCCTTATTACCCAACAACCAAGTTCTACTACTGAGCACCAGTAAAGCGCTATTTGACGAATCAACCAGCCTGCTCATGACCATCAGTTTTTATGTTGCGCTCATGGGGCTAATTTTGTTGTTTTTAACGCCTTTTATTCTGAGGTTGCGTCGCTTAAGTGTTGCCACCGCAAAGCTTGGTAAAGGTGATTTATCTCAACGCGTCCCCGTTGGCTCGGTATGGTATCTCAACGCACTTGAAAGCGACTTTAACGCCATGGCCGCGCGCATCGAAGCATTAGTGAGTGATATAAAACTGCTTGCCAGTGGCTTGTCCCATGAACTTCGCACCCCACTTGCACGCGTTAGAATGGGCCTAGACACCCTAGTTGAAACCAATGATGATACACTCAGGCAAGACTATGAGCAGCGTGTGAACGCGAATTTGGATACCATGGAAGACTTACTCAACCAGCTGCTCTCGTTCGCTCGTTTGCAATACACTTTAGAAGATACCGCAAGAGTGACGGTTGACCTTAACCAAGTCGTACACACCATCGAACAAAGCGTTGCCAGCCCCTTGTTGCGCGTTCACTACAGCAACTGTACGGCTCGCGTGTTCGCTGACACACATTACCTCAGCATATGCATCAACAACCTAGTTAGTAATGCTTTAAAATATTGCCAGCAACAAGTCAGTATTCACATAGAGTGTAAAACGCGCAGTGTTTGTATCATCATCGCTGATGATGGACCTGGGGTTCCGCCCTGTGAGCGAAATAACATATTTAAACCCTTTGTTCGGTTAGATAAGCAAAGTCACGCAGGCTACGGTGTCGGTTTAGCATTTGCAGAGCGGATTATGACTTGGTTGGATGGAAACATTTATATTGATTCATGCAGCACATTGGGTGGCGCCAAATTTACCTTGTCGCTGCCGTTGCAGTAG